From the genome of Bubalus bubalis isolate 160015118507 breed Murrah chromosome 2, NDDB_SH_1, whole genome shotgun sequence, one region includes:
- the LOC102402227 gene encoding 40S ribosomal protein S4, X isoform: MARGPKKHLKRVAAPKHWMLDKLTGVFAPRPSTGPHKLRECLPLIIFLRNRLKYALTGDEVKKICMQRFIKIDGKVRTDVTYPAGFMDVISIDKIGENFRLIYDTKGRFAVHRITPEEAKYKLCKVRKIFVGTKGIPHLVTHDARTIRYPDPLIKVNDTIQIDLETGKITDFIKFDTGNLCMVTGGANLGRIGVITNRERHPGSFDVVHVKDANGNSFATRLSNIFVIGKGNKPWISLPRGKGIRLTIAEERDKRLAAKQSSG; the protein is encoded by the coding sequence ATGGCTCGGGGTCCAAAGAAGCACCTGAAGCGTGTAGCAGCTCCAAAGCACTGGATGCTGGATAAGCTGACCGGCGTGTTTGCCCCTCGTCCATCTACCGGTCCCCACAAGCTGAGGGAATGTCTCCCTCTAATCATTTTCCTAAGAAACAGACTTAAGTATGCCCTAACAGGAGATGAAGTGAAGAAGATTTGCATGCAGCGTTTCATTAAGATCGATGGCAAAGTCCGCACCGATGTAACCTACCCTGCTGGTTTTATGGATGTCATCAGCATTGATAAGATTGGAGAGAATTTTCGTTTGATCTATGACACCAAGGGTCGCTTTGCTGTTCATCGTATTACACCTGAGGAGGCCAAGTATAAGTTGTGCAAAGTGAGAAAGATCTTCGTGGGAACAAAAGGAATCCCTCATCTGGTAACCCATGATGCTCGCACCATCCGTTACCCTGATCCCCTCATCAAGGTGAATGACACCATTCAGATTGATCTGGAGACCGGCAAGATTACTGATTTCATCAAGTTCGACACTGGTAACCTGTGCATGGTGACTGGTGGTGCTAACCTGGGAAGAATTGGCGTGATTACCAACCGGGAGAGACATCCAGGTTCTTTTGATGTCGTTCATGTGAAAGATGCCAATGGCAACAGCTTTGCCACCCGGCTTTCCAACATTTTCGTTATTGGCAAAGGCAACAAGCCATGGATCTCTCTTCCCCGTGGAAAGGGTATTCGCCTTACCATTGCTGAGGAGAGAGACAAGAGGCTGGCAGCCAAACAGAGCAGTGGATAA